From a single Lineus longissimus chromosome 16, tnLinLong1.2, whole genome shotgun sequence genomic region:
- the LOC135500251 gene encoding sodium/potassium/calcium exchanger 5-like: protein MQIEDIDDHTKAMRNAIGSDCPQGGMNFQKSGYKKPKWKGRRKATIVRVGIFFLAYIFIFVGVTYFSGTDTGKTTYTFLKDTSSRVKRSLGYQSYSQTNVTFVTRVNSRHLLELNCTPRAIDEFPGDFFSDEIKNQGGIVVHFLISFYLFGALAIVCDDFFVPSLEQISDKLGLQPDVAGATFMAAGSSAPELFTSIIGVFISKNDVGLSTIVGSAIFNILCIISICGLFAGMVIHLTWWPLFRDTSFYALSVCALIIVINDGLVYWYEGMIFILMYIIYILLMYFNRGLEAYFVAKVAGWRRHKAPSVREENAETQALLNSKESLSTDSMKYGEAECSFGGGSTKESGTEDNIEEFESPLTFPDTWFKRITWIIMLPMNLAFVATIPDCRRPGCWQKLFPFTFTLSIAWIAVCSYIMVWMVTIIGDTLGIPDTVMGLTLLAAGTSVPDALAGIFVARDGYGDMAVSNAVGSNVFDILVCLGLPWLLKTTAVNYGSVVDINSSGLVYTAIMLLSTVVILFGMMLIVGWKLNKKIGIFFFLIYVIVTVFACLYELNIFGEFNPPSCPKI, encoded by the exons ATGCAAATCGAAGATATAGATGATCATACAAAAGCGATGCGAAATGCCATTGGCTCGGATTGTCCTCAAGGAGGCATGAACTTTCAAAAGTCAGGATACAAAAAGCCGAAATGGAAAGGGAGGCGAAAAGCTACCATAGTTCGTGTTGGGATCTTCTTCCTTGcctatattttcatatttgtggGCGTAACGTATTTTAGTGGAACAGACACTGGTAAAACAACATATACGTTCCTGAAGGACACCAGTAGTCGTGTGAAGAGGAGTCTAGGGTACCAGTCTTACAGCCAGACGAATGTGACTTTCG TGACCAGAGTCAACAGCCGCCATCTCCTCGAGTTGAACTGCACACCTCGGGCGATTGACGAATTCCCCGGCGACTTCTTCAGCGACGAGATCAAGAATCAGGGTGGCATTGTAGTCCATTTCCTCATATCCTTCTACCTCTTCGGGGCGTTGGCTATCGTCTGTGATGACTTCTTCGTGCCTTCATTGGAGCAGATAAGTGACA AGCTTGGCCTTCAACCAGATGTTGCTGGCGCCACCTTTATGGCCGCCGGAAGTTCGGCTCCAGAACTGTTTACCTCCATCATTG GCGTCTTTATTTCAAAAAACGATGTCGGCTTGAGTACGATTGTTGGCTCAGCTATCTTCAACATTCTCTGCATTATTTCCATATGTGGACTATTCGCTGGGATG GTGATCCATCTGACATGGTGGCCGCTATTCCGTGACACGTCCTTTTATGCCCTCAGTGTCTGCGCCCTCATTATCGTTATCAATGACGGACTGGTATACTG GTATGAGGGAATGATCTTCATCCTCATGTACATCATATACATCCTTCTAATGTACTTCAACCGCGGCCTTGAGGCCTATTTCGTCGCCAAGGTGGCAGGCTGGCGGCGGCACAAGGCGCCCTCGGTCAGAGAGGAAAATGCCGAGACCCAGGCTTTGCTAAACAGCAAAGAATCCCTATCGACGGACTCCATGAAATACGGTGAAGCGGAGTGCTCGTTTGGAGGAGGTTCGACCAAGGAGAGTGGCACAG AAGACAACATTGAGGAATTCGAATCACCTTTGACCTTCCCAGACACTTGGTTCAAGAGGATCACGTGGATCATTATGCTACCAATGAACTTGGCTTTCGTGGCAACCATTCCCGACTGCAGAAGGCCCGGATGTTGGCAGAAGCTCTTTCCGTTCACGTTTACTCTGTCCATCGCGTGGATTGCCGTTTGTTCTTATATAATGGTGTGGATGGTGACGATCATTGGCGATACTCTGGGCATTCCTGATACGGTGATGGGCTTGACACTCTTGGCTGCGGGGACCAGCGTACCAGATGCATTGGCAGGGATCTTTGTAGCCAGAGATG GGTATGGTGACATGGCCGTCTCCAACGCCGTCGGAAGCAATGTGTTCGACATCTTGGTGTGTCTGGGGTTGCCATGGCTACTCAAGACGACAGCGGTGAATTATGGGAGCGTGGTAGACATCAACAGTTCCGGTTTAGTTTATACTGCAATCATGCTCTTATCAACAGTGGTGATATTATTTGGGATGATGCTAATTGTTGGTTGGAAACTCAATAAGAAGATCGGGATTTTCTTTTTCCTGATATACGTCATTGTGACGGTCTTTGCCTGTTTGTACGAGTTGAATATATTTGGTGAATTTAACCCCCCATCATGTCCAAAAATATAA
- the LOC135500773 gene encoding serine-enriched protein-like yields the protein MASTTDAQLETIGVDVTLAEDIVIDLIQDDRTSTSSDCSSPRPSDCDNNAFVFDDKDGLVDDIQLLLTMPEYCDVLFTVGPEKEHVYGVKAILAARSRLFHQQLHTPSCLGANTRRRRTSIGDNIKGTLKNISVSRRASNTGTDSVDPLVAGRYHTIVVEEFEPDVFRKLMEFIHCGRLCITPEILLGVLNAGEQYGIEGLKQACTRYCDVFLTPQTACVILKSVEKYIHFKATKLVLTKVLQYVDQNIGDMAGQRNFFLQDTSATVCTLWQKYPAEKNFAAGHREFAGLPRDVILLLLSREQLEISEATKFRVAFDWSRRQLESDDFEKLREFLRPFLKCIKFHEIPAATLMKFVRPLNIISDEVLINALAYQADPTSANLETPDVYRRTMSTLSLEPSPQDGKRKLSSTSDKGDTFASK from the exons ATGGCATCGACGACTGACGCACAACTGGAGACAATCGGGGTAGATGTCACTCTCGCCGAAGACATTGTTATTGATCTTATTCAGGACGACAGGACCAGCACATCGTCAG ATTGTTCTTCCCCTCGCCCGTCAGATTGCGACAACAACGCATTCGTATTTGACGACAAGGACGGCCTGGTGGATGACATACAGCTGTTGCTGACCATGCCGGAGTACTGTGATGTTCTGTTTACAGTCGGACCGGAGAAAGAACACGTTTATGGTGTGAAGGCCATCCTTGCTGCGAGGAGTCG ACTCTTCCATCAGCAGCTCCACACCCCTTCCTGCCTCGGGGCAAACACCAGGCGTCGCCGGACCAGTATCGGAGACAACATCAAGGGCACATTAAAGAATATCTCCGTCTCGAGGCGTGCCAGTAATACGGGGACAGATTCGGTTGATCCGCTAGTCGCCGGGAGGTACCACACTATTGTCGTTGAAGAGTTCGAACCTGATGTCTTTAGGAAGCTGATGGAGTTTATCCACTGTGGGAGGCTGTGTATAACACCAGAGATACTTCTAG GTGTTTTGAACGCTGGTGAGCAGTACGGCATCGAAGGCCTGAAGCAAGCTTGTACTCGATATTGTGACGTCTTCCTGACCCCACAGACCGCCTGTGTCATTCTCAAGTCCGTCGAGAAGTATATCCATTTTAAGGCGACCAAGTTAGTCCTAACCAAG GTTCTACAATACGTCGATCAAAATATCGGAGACATGGCCGggcagcgaaatttttttctgcaggatacttctgccacagt atgtacactatggcagaagtatcctgcagaaaaaaatttcgcggccGGGCACCGCGAATTCGCCGGCCTCCCACGTGATGTCATCCTTCTCCTACTCTCGCGTGAACAACTCGAGATTTCCGAGGCGACGAAATTCAGAGTGGCATTCGACTGGAGCAGACGGCAACTGGAATCGGACGACTTCGAAAAACTTCGGGAATTTCTTCGCCCGTTTTTGAAATGtatcaaatttcatgaaatcccTGCTGCGACTCTGATGAAATTTGTCCGGCCCCTGAATATTATCTCTGACGAGGTCCTGATAAACGCATTGGCCTACCAAGCCGATCCAACCAGCGCCAACTTGGAAACGCCCGACGTCTATCGGCGAACAATGTCAACATTGTCACTTGAGCCTTCTCCGCAGGATGGAAAAAGAAAGCTGTCGTCTACAAGTGACAAGGGTGACACGTTCGCCTCCAAATAG